One Drosophila subpulchrella strain 33 F10 #4 breed RU33 chromosome 2R, RU_Dsub_v1.1 Primary Assembly, whole genome shotgun sequence genomic window, TCTCCTTGCCCATGGTGCTCATCTAAGGAAATCCAGGGAGATAACCGTGAGATTACATTACACAATCTAATAATCGTCACTAATATTTTTTACACATGAACATGGGTATTATGCATGGAATGTACAGTCGAACTTCTCTAACTGTATGTTTCTGAAAGTCGAACTATTTGTAGCGCCAATAGAGATTAGGATCACAATTACACCTATattatatttctatatttagAAGTATTTAGCACAGCAAAAAAAGGGATTATGTATGGATCGATTGTATTTCAACTTTTTTTAACAAGAAACTTGATGTTAAGTAAGGTTTTCCAACTGGCTTTTAGATAATTTATCCTgttattaaacttttttaggGATATTTTAATTTCCAGTAGAGAATATACGGTTTATTAGTTCGAGTTATAGAAGTTCCACCATGGTATACTATGTATTTGGGTAGTTCGCGATCGGAAAACGCACAGCCAAAGGCATCTTGTTAAAACACCACCACAGTCCGAGTAGAATTTTCGAGGATTGCCCGCTTAGTCGGTGCTTTTAGTGGCTGTAACTAGCTGGGTAACCCGGTGCGGAACAGACTGCAGCATCGCCGGACGGAGGGCATGTTTTATATTCATGGCcggcacactcacacacacgcaaCAGACACACCCGGATTGGAAGGCGAGAACATATAGTTATGGAACATGGGACACAACACTGGGACTCCGATCACTGGGCGATTATAATACCTCACGGCGGCGGATGATTTGATTTGATACGATCTCGGCACTGCCTGCATTGCCcattgcatttgcatttgcacTTGGAACGGTTCTAATCGCGACTGATTCTGATTTTCCGGGGGATACGGTTTTCACATTCTCCAGATGCTTCTTCGTTCTTCGTGCTTCCTCTTCGCTTTCCATTTGTAACGGTAGCGGTTCGTTATCAACAATCGCTATAAGGCCGTAGAGCCATCGGAAGAGCTGATAGCGCATCAGGACCTGGAGCAGGCTCCTCCAGAGCCAGTGGAATCCCTCGTTCAGCATGGCCGCACCTGCTGCAAACTCGATCGATGGTCTACGGAATGCCAGGAATTTTACGAACGCCGCAATCTCAAATGGAGCATTAAACGAATATGTACTTTATAATCGCGGTAATCGTTCACACAAAAACACATTCGCTCACACAGGGGCGTTGGCCAGGGGgggttttattatattatggGGCAATATATCACCTAAGCTCATGATTTTTCAGTTGCATTCTTACTGACATGTGGCGCCTACGTGAGTTATGGATTTTCACGATTAGCCGACCTTATCAACATTGAATTTTCACTAGCAGGTCAGggaattaaaatactttttgcACACATCAAGttcacagacagacacacacacatccaCATCCTCGCATATGTAGGTCAATGAATTGCACTTGGTTGCCGGTAGGTGGCCTTAGAATACTTATTTATAGTTGATTTTTTTAGGAGTCCCGAATTTAGAACACAACAAATGTGCCCCATGTGAGAGTAATCTGTGGTTTTTCTTCGTATCTCATAAAAACTTATCTGCCCCCTTTTCATTCACATTCACGCTCGGGAAAATGGTTTATTTTCATGGGTAtgcaaaatatttgtttacttTATATTTATAACCCGTTTATTTGAATGATTTTTCGTACTTATTGGGCTGTGATGAAGCTGCGAAATTGAACTTTACGTTAGCAGCCGAAATTCTCGGGCAATTGCTTCGATTCTATTAAGCTCAAGGTGACCTTTGAAGTTTTTGTGGTCATCAGCTGGTTACGCGCTGAAAACAGCCCCCAACAACAACGGACAACGAAGCttgtaaacaaaaaacagcTGGCTGTTTTTATTTACACTCAATCTGCCAGTATGCCACTATTTACGCGGAACTCCGATAGATAGTTGgtgttattatttatttagcgGCAACTTAAAGTTCTCACATGACTCTTTTAATTGAAACCGATACTGTACATCTTGTGATAAAGCAATTAATTGAGAAACATTTGGTTAAATTGGCGAGTCGATAAACACATGCAGCTGTGGTGAGTTTTTCTAAGGTGGTGTTATCGATAAATCAACAGGTTCCTCTTGCGGCACCTGCAAAATCCTTCCACCTTGCTAGAGATGGACCGGGATGGTTGTTTGTgcttaaaaatattgtatggccctttttatttgttaaattcACTGtgtctttaaaataaaaatatagttcttaaataaattaaatattataaatcaaaatagttataaatattttttcaaaattcatttTGATTCGTCTTATTGTGCCATCTCTAGAAGTGCATTCTCAGCTTTCTTGGGTGGGAAAAATTCAAAGGTTTCCAATTTCATTCATGTAAAGTACAACCAAGAAGGGATTGTAGAAGTCATGGAACCGACGATCAAGCAAGAAATCAAAGTCGAGAACCAGGAGGAAGGGGCCATCAACGAGGATGAGGCCACTCCGCTACGGGAAAGTACAGGACAGACTCCGCCGCACGCTTTTGCGACAGGAGCTGCGGTGGTGGGGTGCGGTTGGGACAGTGATCCGGAGGACGATGGCCTCGGACACCGCTCGGCGCCTCCGACACCTGGCGCACAACTAGAGGCGCCTCGCACTCCGGGTGCCAATCTAGAGCCGCTTCTAGGAGCAATCGAACCGAAGGCTGAGCCGGTGATCAAAGAAGATGCTGATAACCAAGTGCTGGACGacatactggcagatcccttCGATATTGTTCCTCAGGCTACATTGACAGCCTCGACGTCCCCGGCGGATGTAAAGCAAACTGTGAAATTGGAGTCGGTTGAGGTGGCCACCCATTTTACGAGCCGAGGCGTCCTGGACGACATGGATCTGTGCAGCCTCGACGACTCCAAGGAGCTGGTGCCAGACAAGCCCCAAGGAACCCGGCCAGTCGTCGAGCAACAAGATCCGATGTCAGAGAATGAACTTTATGCCAAGCAACGTGAGATCCTTAAAGAACTGGGCAAGCATGACATCAAGGAAAACAGCAAGGAAAATAGCGAGGGAAACGGCAGggaaaagaagaagaaaaaaaagcaCAAGAAGGATCGCTCCCATCGCTCGAACAGAGATCAGGATGAGTCCAGGAAGCGGAAACGAAGCGGCAGTTCGGAGGACGAGGGCGCGAAGGAGAAGCACCATGGCGACCGTCGTGGGCGCAAGCATCGCATTAAGACCGAAAAGCCAGATGAAGAATTGGACTACGTCCCTGTTCGCCCCGATGAGAAGTCCATTCGGCCGGTTAAGTTCTCTAATCTTAGCGAGCGTCCACCGCCGCAGGATGAACTGAATACTAATAATCTGTCCAAGGCTGACAAGCGTAATCTGGCCGTGGCACGGGCGGAGTTGGTGCTGGAACTGTTCGAGAAGAAGGCCAACAAGGAGGTGGCAGAAGAGTTCCACGTGGTGGACACCATCTGCAAACTGCCTGTGAATGACTCCTTTAGAAACCAAGGTTGCTTCGAGAATCCCTCGCCCATATGCAACAACATGAATGTGGTCTACGAGTTCAACTCCACGCCCGGAACCCGAATCGATTTGGCTAAATGGGGCCTAGAAGGAGTGCCCCAGGCTACTGGGAAGCTGCTCCGCCTACTGGGCATCGATGTGGCGCGCCTGAAGCAAATTCAGAGCACGGCCAAGCCATCGCAGCGTATACTCAAGCTGAAAAAGGAGAAGCTCGAACAGGGCTTGGAGCCAACGGAGGAAGTTGACACGGCCACGCTCTACAAGAATGCAGCCACTCAAACGGAACGCAGGACTGCCACCCACGATGCGGGCACACAGGTTCGCTTGGAAAGCCAACTGAAGGGGGCCTTCTGGCAGGATCCGAAATTTGACCCAATGAATTTGACACAGCACCAGTCGAACGTGATGTTAGCCCTGCAGGAGATCTACAAAACCCTGCCTAGCACCGCCGTGGCCGTTCAACTCTACAGGGCACTGCAACCGGCTCTGGCCATCACTCGTGCGGCAGCTCACCAGCATTAACCATTCTcagacatttttttattccaAAGAGCCATGCCAAATGATGCATTCCTTGAGCTCAATGAAGGGATCATAGATTGTAATTGATTTAGTTGTCACAAGTGCCTTTATCAATTGCCTATAAAGGGTCCAACATTGTATTTTCTCAATTATATGTATTTCTCAATCTCTCGCCTAAAGGTAAAGCTATTACCAAACGGCTGTATTAATCGATTAAGTCACCTAATCTCGCGCAATGTATTCTCACTTTCTTTATACAATTAATAAATACACATATGCACATGCATCATACATTTATAACAGGTAGTAAACTCTAATGTGGCTTACAACCAAGACTTGCTAACAAAGTGTCTTTTTCTTAGCGTACCGAGTATACGACTATATCATTGTGTAACCCAAAAGGCAGAGTTCCCACAAAGTCCTCTTGCTATCAGCTAGTTGCATTATAACTAATTTGTAACTAAGCGTAGCTGGCACTAATTGGCCATTCTCATTGGCTGGTTTCACCTAGTAGAGAAGATTGTATCATTTGCGCACTGTAAAGACGAACGGGGCTgattcctcctcctcctgctgtTCCAACAGGGTGGTCCTTATAGTGGTCCGGTGCTCCTGGGCCTCCACATCATCGTAGTCCACTGAGGACGAGCGCAGCAGCTGGAACTGTGAGTTGGAATCGTTTCTGGTGATGATCAGCGAGGCGGGACGGGGTCCTAAAAAAGATATTGGCTTTATAAGTTTAGTTTTTGGTTTGGTGATTGGAAAACATCACCTGATGGCGGCTTGGTTGTTAAGCGCTTGCTAGATCCTTGGGCTTCCGCCTGTCGTTCGGAAACATATTCGACATTTGGCGTTAGTTTGTTGCcattattgttgttattattggtCGCCGCTTGTTGGATCGATACCCGCTTGTCggccttgacgctgccctgctGCTTCAAAATGGAATCCCGACCTGTCGGCTGTTGCACGGAACTGGAGCCGGAGGAGCCCAGCAATGGCGTTGTCATTGCGGCTCCGGCACTCGGCGAGTCGAGTTCTAAAAATCATACGGATGAGGGAGATTTAGTCAGGGAACTAGGGGGATTACCAGCCACGAGAGGTGCTAACCCGGTGAAGTTATAGTAACCAGGTGAATAAAAGCAACCAATTAACTCAGAACAGAGGTTAAAGGCGGAACATAAACACAGATAGAAGCTGAATAAAATGCAAGAGGTAACGAGTTGTTCATAAGATATCTCATTTATTTGATGTTTCATCTCACGCTAGGGATAGACATAGGATTTAGTTGGGGTATGATTAGAATACCATTCGGTTAGTGGTTCATGTTTTTCGTGGGCgattaacaattttaaatgttctgtgtgtgtgtgtgggtgtttgTGTGGCAAATAATTATTAACTAATCTTCGGCATATAACAATTGGAATGATTTAGTAATCGCAGAACTCAAATATTAGTAATAGTAGATAATACTGACCGGATCAAAGCCAAGCCAAAGCAAAAGTTTAACAAATAATACGTAAAATCATGTTTCGGATGATATGCTATATGCTATTGGTTTTGGTCTGGTTTCATTTGGCTCAGACATTGGTCCAGCGTTCGAAATGGTTCAGTTTTGTCAGACTTTAAAAGTTAAGAACGACACAACCCCATGCAGCTTAACTAGGTACGCAGTTGAACGGGTGCATCCGCGGGTTAGGTGCCCTCACAGCTTGGTGTCGTCGTAGGCCTGTTCGCCGGAGGCATTGGGTATGACCACCACCATGGGCAGGGAACTGGACTCGTGCAGCAGCTCGCTGCTAACCGAGATCTGCCGCGATGCCCGATGataaccaccaccaccaccaaacACCGAGTCAACATGCATTAGGTCGAGCGTGCTACCGCTCagatcgttaccattgcccaGGTGCAGGCCACCGCCACCTGAGCCACCATGACCCCCTCCTCCGGGAACACCCACCAGAGTGCTCAGGCTCTGCAGGGAATGCGAGCTAACGCTCCGATTGTACTCCGCATGCAAGTactggttgttgttgttgttgtggttgctTATCTTGACCCCGTACTGCATCTGATCATCGGATGGCGAACCGAACTCGGATGACTCGCGGATGGGTGCTAATTGCAGTTGTGCGGCTGCCGCCAACATCTCACCTGTGGGACTCGGTCGCTCGCTACTGGCCACATCCTCGTAGGCCTCCTCGTTGAGAGTCTGCAGGGTGCCGCAGATCATCTGCTCCTCCAGCGTCACCTAACAATGAACCATCTATATTAGCTAAGGCCTTTACTATATCACATACATATTTGATTTGTTATGGGGTTTTGCACAAATGTGGGCTTAGAATTTTGGGTTTCAGTCTGTGTCACTTAGTGTCTGAGCTTTACCTGCAAATACTCGTAGTCATGCACTTTTGACTGCATTTCGTTTCGGTTTGTTAAAATGGTCGGAATAAGAATAGATCAAAGCACATGAGTTAGAGCGAATCGGTCTTTTGAAGATGCTGCTGCCCGATCCTACAATTTCTAACCACGAGAGGGCTCATCTTACCTGTTTCTCCATATGGCTCACGGAGTTCTTCCGCGACAAGGACTCTCTGGGTGGCTGCATGAGGGCATCCGTAACATCCTTGATCATCGGGACATTCGATGGAGCCTCTAGAGCGGCGGGCTGCTGTGGCTGACGCGGCTGCTTCCTGGGCATGCGCTCGCATTCCCGCAGAGTGGTGATCAGCAGGCGGAACAACTCCCAGTGGCCAAAGCTCAGGCCCAGAACCTATCCATAGGGCAATAATAAATAAGGGAAAACTAAAGGAATCTAGTTAGAACACTACCGATTTCAGATCCGGCATATCACAGTGCTTCAGCACACGTCCATTGATGGCATTCTCGCGGAGCACGGGCGCCAGTTTGGCCAACGCCGGCTTCATATCCTCAATGCGCTCCAGCAGGCTGATGACTCCCTCCACGGTTAAGTCGGTCAGCTTGGTTTGCAAGATGTCATCCTgtgttaaatattatataagcTTTATAATCAATTCCTTTCTTATAATGTACAATATAAAACTTACACCAAATGAATCACTTGGCGAGTTAATCAGTGGAGTAACTGGCTCGGTGCTCGAGCTGAGATTCCTAGAGCGCAGCTCATTGGCAGGATACTCGTTCTGGAACATTTGGTAGGGTGGAAAGGCCTGGGGCGAAGGCACATAGGTGGTGGGCGCTGGGAATTGACGCATGGTATTGGAAACGCTGGGTCTTGCCTGTATCACTAGGGAACCCTCGTCCTCGATAGTTTGCTGGTCCTCTGTGGATGTCATTTCAATTAGATCCTGTGTTCGATCTTCAGTTTTCTTAAAAACTCACCCTTTAAGACCTTTCTTAGGTAAGGATCCAGATTAATGGTGAACGGCAAAAAGATTCGCAGATCCGCCACCAATAGATCTGATTTGTGCAGCTGCAGGAAGGCGTCCAACTTTCGTTCATCGCGATCCAATTCCAGGAGCGGAGCAGCCTCCCTCAAGTAGGCGAGCTTTGGACGAAGCCTGGTGGGATTTATTAGATTAAATATACGAATCTTTCAAGACTAAATCAAGGGTTTAACTCACTTCTCGTAAACGCTTTGCAGGGACACACTCTCATCCGCATTGCCATCCATGAACTGATCGTGATGTAGCACTATCATACTAGCCCGCAGGGGCCACTGCTCCGTCAGATTTATCCAGGAACTCAGGCGATACCAGCTGAAATCAATCTGGAAGGCCTTGAGCAAGCGCACCGTGATGTAGATCACATTCATCAGGCGGCGCATACTTCGCGGATTCACATCGCTGAAGTAATCATCTGTGAGCACAATGCGGGACAAGTCCAACACGGTCTGCGGATTCTGGCCCAGGCGGTGAAGATTGGAGCCCGTGGAGCTGGCCACGGATTCAGAGAGACGCAGCTTCTTTCCACCGCCCGCACGAGCGGGTCCTCGCAGCTTCTCCTGACTGGAGATTATCTCCGAGGCGTTGGATAACCGACGAGCGGATACAGAGTGACCCAGAGTGGGCCCATCGTCAGTCTGGTAATCTCCCCCTCCACTTCGCTTGAACAGCAGCGCTGTCATCTGCGCTCGCTGCACCTTTCTCAATCCAGAATTCTGTAGATAAACAGGGAGATGCACCAAGTTCCTGAGGAAATCGTGTCCTCCAATTCCGCCCTCCGTGAACAGCCGTCGACTGTTGGCTTCCGCCGCTTTGGCAATGACATGGGGATCCACAGAGATGAGCAGCACAAATGGTCGATTGGGTGAGGAAAGAAGGGTTTGTACAGCGTTCAAGAGGGTGAGAATCCTCTCCGTGTCGCACGAATCCAAGGCATCAATTACGCCCACCAAGCGACTCTGCTGAGTGGTGAACGCATCCAGGCACTTGACCATGTCCGTCATTACGGCCACCTCTGCTCCCAGCATGGTCAACGGAGCAGACTCACTGGACCGAACGGCTCTCTTCAGCAGACGAATGTGGGAGGTGAACAGGGATACAAACACCTTGGCCAGGACATGGAGATGCGTGCAGATGAGGGTGCCCATGACTGCGGCAATTACATAGAGACCCACTAGGATCTGTTCCTTCTGTTCCTTTTGCTCCTTCTGCTCCTTAGGATCCTCCTTATCGGCAAACGTGAAGTAGACCACGATGAGGGAGATGCCAGAGGTCAGGGTAACAAGTGCCAGTTCGAAGATCAACACGATGGGAATGCAGCACATGCGGCGCCATCGCCAGCCCACATCCACCTTCAAGCACTTGGGCCGGAAGGCTCGATACAAGCGCGTGGCCAGCCATCCATAGTGAGATTCGATGGCATCGAGGAGGGAGGCCAGCATATGGGCCACTGCTCCATCGCCCGTTGGCGAAGCACTATTGGCCTCAGCAAAGTGAAACCGCACGGGTTTGGCCTGTGAATCCGACTGGGGTCCTGGGGGATGGCAAAAGGCCACCTGTAGTATCAGGCGCAACCTCGTAATCCTCTTCTCCAGGCCATGTTGCACTGAGTAGGCCCACTGCATATCCATTTGATAGTTGCAGTACCTGACAGCCGCCAGGAGCAGATATGCGAGCAGTAGGAATCCCATGCCCGAGGAGGCGCCTACCACTGCCGACTTGGTGCTTAGTCCCACAATCGTCCCAATAAGCAGAGCCAGATGAAAGCAGACAATGAAAAGCAGACCGCTTGTTCGGATCGGGGGTTCCGCCCATTGGCGCGCAAAGTTGTTCATCTCGTCGCGCAGCTTGTTTAGCAGAAAGCTCTTCCCACTGCCCCACTTGGCATAGAGTCCAACGGTGATGGGCGTGGTTAATGTCGGCTCACTGAGCACATCCGCCAGGGCGGAGGAATAGAGTTCGTAGCCCAGCATGCCCTCGGAATCCTCGTTGGTGTTCAGCCGTCTGGCGCCGAACACTTGACCCAATATGGTCTTCTGGTGCAGGGAGTCAATGTTGTACGGGGTTTCTCCGGCCTTGTTGGCCCGGTACAGAAGCTGGCTGTGCTTGGGATTCCGCAGGAGAGCCTCCACAATTGCCTTGCTCCTTGCCCGCATCGCAATGTGCAGGCAGGTGTCGCCTCTTTTGTCACTGGCAGTCACCTTGGCCTTCCGATCCAGCAACATGTGCACAATCTCCAAGTTCCGATTCCTAACGGCTCTCAGCAGGGGAGTATCCCCATCCTTGGTGCAGGATTCCAGGTCGGGATTGGTGGCCAGCAGTAGTTTCACAATCGGCGTGTGTCCCTTTTCCACCGCAGTGTAAATGGCCGTCTTGCGATCTTTTCCCTGTATATCCACATCAGCATGTTTTTTGAGCAAGGCCTCCACCACAGTTCGGTGGCCTGCCTTCACAGCATGGATGAGGGGTGTATCTGCTCCACGGTCCTGGATATTTATGTAGGCACCAGCTGCAATCAGGGAGGCAGCTATATCCTGGAAGCCCTCTCGACTCGCTATGCAAAGAGCGGTCATTCCGTCCTTGTCCAAGGCATTTACATTGGGTTTCTTCTCGAGCAGGGAACTAACGCAATCTGTGTGGCCACCGGCAGCTGCCACGAGGAGCGGTGTCCACGAGTACATGCCCGCGGTGTCCACATTGGCTCCAGCCTTAACCAAAGTATCCACAATCTCCACATTTCCTCGCCTGCAGGCCCAAACAAGCGCCGTCGTTCCATATTTATCACCCACATTCACTTTAGCGCCGCGTTGCACCAGAAGCTCCACGATGTCCTTGTAGCCACGCCCTGCCGCCCACAACAGGGCGCCCAGATGGTAGTTACCATGGGCATTGCCATCGGCTCCTTTGTCCAGCAGAAGGCGCACCAGCTCCGTGTGCCCTCGGTAGGCAGCCCACATCAAACTGGTCCAGCCACCCTGGGAAGACATTCAATGATTAGCTTGATTCGGAATTGCAATTTGAGGATAGGACTCACCATATCGCGATGCTCCACCTCGGCTCCATGGTCTAGCAGCAGTTGGACCACATCAAAGTGGCCATTCCGGGAGGCACACAGCAGTGCAGTCCAGTTATCCAAGTCCTCCGCTTGGACATCGGCACCACGGGCCAGGAATTCCCGGACAAAGGCAGTCAGACCACGTCCAGCAACTACCATCAACACTGTGGTGGCATTCTGCAGGATATTCAAAAGGTtccatatttttaaaactagttTTTAACCAAAAGGACAGAATGATCGCTATACTTAAGATATGGTGTTCCCATAAAATATTCTGTTTGATGAATCTTTAGAAACTGTTGTTTCCAATGTTTAAGAACCTCACCTCATCCCGATCATCGATGGTGAGATGTCGGCTATCCAAAATAGCGCGCAGACCGGAAATATCATTGTTATCGATGTACTGCAACAAGGCGCGATGTCCCAGCGAACCCATGGAGTCTCCGTAGCGATTTATGTTCTGCACAAAGAGGTATCGAATTAGTGGGTTTCAAAATATAAGTATTATACAATCTTAAAATTAATACTTCAACCGAACATCATGCAAATAAAAACTGTTGGTTTTTAGCTAAACTTGTACCAGTTATTCGTGTTAAGAAGCAATTAAAACGCAGAAACTATaactcatatttaaaaatgttgcaaCATTTGGTAGGGGAAATACAACGATTAGAGACTTCCGTCGCCTCCAGGGGGTCAGAGTTGAACAATTCGCATGCTTAACTTAAAGCCAAAAGAACCACAACATTGGGAAGTAGTTATTCTTATACAAACAGAATATGTTTATCTTAGTGCTTAATAATGGTGTATTGTTCAAATTATCCATAGGTTCATGATTGAGTCATGGAACTTTATTGCCAATAAATTAGTTATGTGGGTTATAAAAAGCCACCACCACCAATCACCGAAAAACGGTTCTCCAAGAAATCAAAATACAATGGAAGGTTATAGGCGATATTTGTGggaattttctaaaaatatcaAAGGGTAATTCCTGGGACTCATATCTTCAGCGTTGAGACATGCAAGAGTGCACGATATCTAAGTCCCTGGTTAAATAGATATTCATCTAGTCGGGTAATCGCACATCTTAACGATAACGTCACAGATTGCcatatttgttatttgaaCAATTGCCAACCACCACCTCTCACGCATTGCAGTAGCTTGGctttaatttatttgcttattCTAATTAATTTTGTTGAACCTTCGGTCT contains:
- the LOC119551300 gene encoding kinase D-interacting substrate of 220 kDa B isoform X1 gives rise to the protein MPKDGHPRKPQKQAAITEETPISESTTPTTPATSASPSSPSRITGHSTIGALVSNLHHHDLQSLHQPLLESEERVITAVNHRNPRQTHRGYGTERKPHSSLPRFVIDIEEETDAAVAAADGKGPSPSPSQEHEEHSNQSPSRRFSHFNLALRRFSHIHAHNINRYGDSMGSLGHRALLQYIDNNDISGLRAILDSRHLTIDDRDENATTVLMVVAGRGLTAFVREFLARGADVQAEDLDNWTALLCASRNGHFDVVQLLLDHGAEVEHRDMGGWTSLMWAAYRGHTELVRLLLDKGADGNAHGNYHLGALLWAAGRGYKDIVELLVQRGAKVNVGDKYGTTALVWACRRGNVEIVDTLVKAGANVDTAGMYSWTPLLVAAAGGHTDCVSSLLEKKPNVNALDKDGMTALCIASREGFQDIAASLIAAGAYINIQDRGADTPLIHAVKAGHRTVVEALLKKHADVDIQGKDRKTAIYTAVEKGHTPIVKLLLATNPDLESCTKDGDTPLLRAVRNRNLEIVHMLLDRKAKVTASDKRGDTCLHIAMRARSKAIVEALLRNPKHSQLLYRANKAGETPYNIDSLHQKTILGQVFGARRLNTNEDSEGMLGYELYSSALADVLSEPTLTTPITVGLYAKWGSGKSFLLNKLRDEMNNFARQWAEPPIRTSGLLFIVCFHLALLIGTIVGLSTKSAVVGASSGMGFLLLAYLLLAAVRYCNYQMDMQWAYSVQHGLEKRITRLRLILQVAFCHPPGPQSDSQAKPVRFHFAEANSASPTGDGAVAHMLASLLDAIESHYGWLATRLYRAFRPKCLKVDVGWRWRRMCCIPIVLIFELALVTLTSGISLIVVYFTFADKEDPKEQKEQKEQKEQILVGLYVIAAVMGTLICTHLHVLAKVFVSLFTSHIRLLKRAVRSSESAPLTMLGAEVAVMTDMVKCLDAFTTQQSRLVGVIDALDSCDTERILTLLNAVQTLLSSPNRPFVLLISVDPHVIAKAAEANSRRLFTEGGIGGHDFLRNLVHLPVYLQNSGLRKVQRAQMTALLFKRSGGGDYQTDDGPTLGHSVSARRLSNASEIISSQEKLRGPARAGGGKKLRLSESVASSTGSNLHRLGQNPQTVLDLSRIVLTDDYFSDVNPRSMRRLMNVIYITVRLLKAFQIDFSWYRLSSWINLTEQWPLRASMIVLHHDQFMDGNADESVSLQSVYEKLRPKLAYLREAAPLLELDRDERKLDAFLQLHKSDLLVADLRIFLPFTINLDPYLRKVLKEDQQTIEDEGSLVIQARPSVSNTMRQFPAPTTYVPSPQAFPPYQMFQNEYPANELRSRNLSSSTEPVTPLINSPSDSFGDDILQTKLTDLTVEGVISLLERIEDMKPALAKLAPVLRENAINGRVLKHCDMPDLKSVLGLSFGHWELFRLLITTLRECERMPRKQPRQPQQPAALEAPSNVPMIKDVTDALMQPPRESLSRKNSVSHMEKQSKVHDYEYLQVTLEEQMICGTLQTLNEEAYEDVASSERPSPTGEMLAAAAQLQLAPIRESSEFGSPSDDQMQYGVKISNHNNNNNQYLHAEYNRSVSSHSLQSLSTLVGVPGGGGHGGSGGGGLHLGNELDSPSAGAAMTTPLLGSSGSSSVQQPTGRDSILKQQGSVKADKRVSIQQAATNNNNNNGNKLTPNVEYVSERQAEAQGSSKRLTTKPPSGPRPASLIITRNDSNSQFQLLRSSSVDYDDVEAQEHRTTIRTTLLEQQEEEESAPFVFTVRK
- the LOC119551300 gene encoding kinase D-interacting substrate of 220 kDa isoform X9; the protein is MGSLGHRALLQYIDNNDISGLRAILDSRHLTIDDRDENATTVLMVVAGRGLTAFVREFLARGADVQAEDLDNWTALLCASRNGHFDVVQLLLDHGAEVEHRDMGGWTSLMWAAYRGHTELVRLLLDKGADGNAHGNYHLGALLWAAGRGYKDIVELLVQRGAKVNVGDKYGTTALVWACRRGNVEIVDTLVKAGANVDTAGMYSWTPLLVAAAGGHTDCVSSLLEKKPNVNALDKDGMTALCIASREGFQDIAASLIAAGAYINIQDRGADTPLIHAVKAGHRTVVEALLKKHADVDIQGKDRKTAIYTAVEKGHTPIVKLLLATNPDLESCTKDGDTPLLRAVRNRNLEIVHMLLDRKAKVTASDKRGDTCLHIAMRARSKAIVEALLRNPKHSQLLYRANKAGETPYNIDSLHQKTILGQVFGARRLNTNEDSEGMLGYELYSSALADVLSEPTLTTPITVGLYAKWGSGKSFLLNKLRDEMNNFARQWAEPPIRTSGLLFIVCFHLALLIGTIVGLSTKSAVVGASSGMGFLLLAYLLLAAVRYCNYQMDMQWAYSVQHGLEKRITRLRLILQVAFCHPPGPQSDSQAKPVRFHFAEANSASPTGDGAVAHMLASLLDAIESHYGWLATRLYRAFRPKCLKVDVGWRWRRMCCIPIVLIFELALVTLTSGISLIVVYFTFADKEDPKEQKEQKEQKEQILVGLYVIAAVMGTLICTHLHVLAKVFVSLFTSHIRLLKRAVRSSESAPLTMLGAEVAVMTDMVKCLDAFTTQQSRLVGVIDALDSCDTERILTLLNAVQTLLSSPNRPFVLLISVDPHVIAKAAEANSRRLFTEGGIGGHDFLRNLVHLPVYLQNSGLRKVQRAQMTALLFKRSGGGDYQTDDGPTLGHSVSARRLSNASEIISSQEKLRGPARAGGGKKLRLSESVASSTGSNLHRLGQNPQTVLDLSRIVLTDDYFSDVNPRSMRRLMNVIYITVRLLKAFQIDFSWYRLSSWINLTEQWPLRASMIVLHHDQFMDGNADESVSLQSVYEKLRPKLAYLREAAPLLELDRDERKLDAFLQLHKSDLLVADLRIFLPFTINLDPYLRKVLKEDQQTIEDEGSLVIQARPSVSNTMRQFPAPTTYVPSPQAFPPYQMFQNEYPANELRSRNLSSSTEPVTPLINSPSDSFGDDILQTKLTDLTVEGVISLLERIEDMKPALAKLAPVLRENAINGRVLKHCDMPDLKSVLGLSFGHWELFRLLITTLRECERMPRKQPRQPQQPAALEAPSNVPMIKDVTDALMQPPRESLSRKNSVSHMEKQSKVHDYEYLQVTLEEQMICGTLQTLNEEAYEDVASSERPSPTGEMLAAAAQLQLAPIRESSEFGSPSDDQMQYGVKISNHNNNNNQYLHAEYNRSVSSHSLQSLSTLVGVPGGGGHGGSGGGGLHLGNELDSPSAGAAMTTPLLGSSGSSSVQQPTGRDSILKQQGSVKADKRVSIQQAATNNNNNNGNKLTPNVEYVSERQAEAQGSSKRLTTKPPSGPRPASLIITRNDSNSQFQLLRSSSVDYDDVEAQEHRTTIRTTLLEQQEEEESAPFVFTVRK